Proteins from a genomic interval of Nautilia sp. PV-1:
- a CDS encoding autotransporter domain-containing protein, with the protein MNVGKKIFLLSIVACIALANQTIDSSTTSQITSAGDENITVTNTGSITTSVSSIDVSDTLLSGYVISNDGNITSDRIGIYLEKDNNGTVINDTDGKINSSQISIGVYENNYGEIINKGSLVDMVDSGIVVGGYNEGTILNDVGAVITSKKTAITTGSNNQFITNKGTLNSISGNGIVNFDTYGVIDNYTGGEIDANLSAVYVIGSVFGGIQNDGVINSDEGSGIEITQDNNGTIINYKDINSKKSSILVYDNENNITNNGTLTSSDGSGISAMINNGVIVNDTDGQINSSESSIKVSNNGGGITNNGTISSTNAYGIEVTSNSGNIINNGSINAAALGAIYVNNNSGSVINSNEIINNDGIIVQTNNGTVSNDGTMSTSNSAILVSDNYGYLLNDWGATISSGKFSLEVNGTNYSLVENRGQITGGYGGIFVQNNNNLISNIAYIYSGLGIQVVTNNGVIQNTNKMVDRSSYGILVTDNENSVVNNGYMYAPTAINISTNNGSVLNDNDGNITAVNVSMLISDNENSILNKGYMSGGDSAIKVTNNNGLIENNGTITNSSNAINVINNNSNIINNASISGNIGIYINTNNGTVLNNSGGNINTTSTSIHIESDNLGVIENYGSISNENDNGIEIYGNNEGNITNDGNINANHYGVYLQHDNNGNIINTSSMTAAIDIFLSGNNNGLILNDSNGNINTTSTAVHLEGNNVGSLINNGLITSTGGNGMEAYGDNIGLISNNGTIDVQYYGIYVQNDNNNTITNNSVINSNDTSGSSRGIVINGSNNGLIQNDGNVTTNDIGIYVNNNVGTITNLKNINSNTGMSVNTNNGTVLNDTDGNITSNNDAIYVSDNENTVLNNGYLSGSNGINVTDNNGTVENNATIAQSTNGINVENNNNTVVNNGTIDSSNNIGINVTNNNNSVVNNSEISSVVGINAENNYKVIKNYGNITSDTGISVTTNNGSISNNRDATISTVKSAIEVADNEGYISNYYGGTMSSSDSSVINVTDNNGEIDNVGNLLGSTNNSVINVVNNNGKINNYYYIYNGDIGINVTNNDGNITNYYNLSSDVGIQVEMNKGMITNGSDDSTNAQIITSKTSIQVADNEGYITNYGVIESSNDYDINVTDNNGTIANKGTLEVSVGGIYVTNNNNTVLNNGTINTTTGINVQNNFADVINQNIISSDSHTGILVTTNNASIINDISGNIDSTISGIEVSDNEGNITNNGTLSSSSEYGINVNDNNAEITNNGNINSGTGIFVNNNNKNITNDGFISSNTGIMATTNNGFVINETDGNITSMNSGIYIINNENTITNNGYISSTDSGIKVKDNNATVENNALITGSGKGINVENNYANVTNNNLITSNTGISVTTNTGTVLNDTEGNITAQTGIYIGGSEAGTVINNGTITAEYTFQAPTATSGTFTNNGTVKGDIDAKGVDVINNGDLKLSISNTVYSKTYTQNAQGILDLDIEVNNTTLSAQTPYIQTSGDITFKEGSTIKVNFVNTTDDTIGKWFDSLSDSSQLRYKEFNNSEGLIAETTDGNISTDIYSLNFVDNSALLAFSAENNGTAMNLIVRKADEGLETLVNNTGDTYVIGTAKALDTIFNQPKINADIDGFLTTLDSRSSDEDKVNDLAEATPVNTLTTSVAALRMSNMINSIIGARQRGLNSGNKVFKDRNLWIKPYYTYTTQSNKDGYKGFSAHTHGFVLGIDGEYSDSKRLGLAFAYSKSDVNTNDLPQSSDLDGYTFIMYGSKPVVNYQSMLSYQIGIGVQKVNTSRYISAIGQTASGSYNAKLFYLQTVMNKNMQIKDQLTFIPKIKFAYKYYHTPSYSETGAGGLNLNVSGYNTEEMILGTGGLLSYKLNLSTDFEAYANIDYNFKNDRQTVSASFQGANDVVFDTDGIKNSAATFNGGMSVDKKLQHNTSFSFGFNIDRKTSGFTSRSVFAKYNMKF; encoded by the coding sequence ATGAACGTCGGAAAAAAAATCTTTTTATTAAGTATAGTTGCATGTATAGCATTGGCTAATCAGACAATAGATTCTTCAACTACATCTCAAATAACAAGTGCAGGAGATGAAAATATAACAGTGACTAATACAGGAAGTATTACTACTAGTGTAAGTAGTATTGATGTTTCTGACACACTGTTAAGTGGATATGTAATATCCAATGACGGAAATATTACAAGCGATCGTATTGGTATATATCTGGAAAAAGACAATAATGGAACTGTAATCAATGATACAGACGGAAAAATTAATTCATCGCAAATTTCAATAGGAGTGTATGAAAATAATTATGGTGAAATTATTAATAAAGGCTCATTGGTTGATATGGTAGATTCAGGTATTGTTGTTGGAGGATACAATGAAGGTACAATACTTAATGATGTAGGTGCCGTTATAACATCAAAAAAAACTGCAATAACAACAGGAAGTAATAATCAGTTTATAACTAATAAAGGAACTTTAAATAGTATATCCGGTAACGGAATAGTGAATTTTGATACTTACGGAGTTATAGATAATTATACGGGTGGTGAAATTGATGCAAATTTAAGTGCTGTTTATGTTATAGGCAGTGTTTTTGGAGGAATTCAAAATGATGGTGTAATAAACAGTGATGAGGGAAGCGGTATAGAAATTACACAAGATAATAATGGGACTATTATTAATTATAAAGACATAAACTCAAAAAAATCTTCAATATTAGTATATGATAATGAAAATAATATAACAAATAACGGAACGCTTACAAGCAGTGATGGTAGCGGAATATCAGCAATGATTAATAATGGTGTTATAGTAAATGATACGGATGGACAAATTAATTCTAGCGAAAGTTCTATTAAAGTATCAAATAACGGAGGGGGTATTACTAATAACGGAACTATTTCAAGTACAAATGCTTATGGTATAGAAGTGACTAGTAATAGTGGAAACATTATTAACAACGGTTCAATAAATGCAGCTGCATTAGGCGCAATATATGTGAATAATAATAGCGGTAGTGTTATAAATAGCAATGAAATAATTAATAATGACGGAATAATAGTTCAAACAAATAACGGCACTGTTTCAAATGATGGAACAATGTCTACTTCTAATAGTGCAATATTGGTATCAGATAATTACGGTTATTTGTTAAACGACTGGGGAGCAACCATATCAAGTGGTAAATTTTCTTTAGAAGTTAATGGTACAAATTACAGTCTTGTTGAAAATCGTGGACAAATAACAGGTGGCTACGGGGGGATATTTGTTCAAAATAATAATAATCTAATATCTAATATTGCTTATATTTATTCCGGATTGGGTATACAAGTTGTTACTAATAACGGAGTTATACAAAACACTAATAAAATGGTTGATCGTTCAAGTTACGGTATATTAGTGACAGATAATGAAAACAGTGTTGTTAATAACGGATATATGTATGCGCCTACTGCAATAAATATAAGTACCAATAACGGATCAGTATTAAATGATAATGACGGGAATATTACTGCAGTCAATGTATCAATGTTAATATCAGATAATGAAAACAGTATTTTAAATAAAGGTTATATGTCAGGAGGTGACAGTGCGATAAAAGTGACTAATAATAATGGTTTAATAGAAAACAACGGTACTATTACCAATAGTAGTAACGCTATTAATGTAATAAATAATAACAGTAATATAATTAATAATGCTTCAATAAGCGGAAATATTGGAATTTACATAAATACGAACAATGGAACAGTTTTAAATAATAGTGGGGGAAATATAAACACGACTTCGACTTCAATACACATTGAAAGTGATAATTTAGGTGTAATTGAGAATTATGGATCAATAAGTAATGAAAATGATAACGGTATTGAAATTTATGGAAATAATGAAGGAAATATTACTAACGACGGTAATATAAATGCTAATCATTATGGTGTTTATTTACAGCATGACAATAATGGTAATATTATAAATACAAGCAGTATGACGGCAGCAATTGATATATTTTTAAGCGGAAATAATAACGGGCTTATTTTGAATGATAGTAATGGCAATATTAATACTACGTCTACAGCTGTACACTTAGAGGGTAATAATGTCGGAAGTTTGATTAATAACGGGTTAATTACTAGTACCGGCGGTAACGGGATGGAAGCATATGGCGATAATATCGGATTGATTTCAAATAATGGAACAATTGATGTTCAATATTATGGGATATATGTACAAAATGATAATAATAATACTATTACAAATAATAGTGTTATTAACAGCAACGACACTTCAGGCAGCAGCAGAGGTATTGTAATAAATGGAAGCAATAACGGTTTAATTCAAAATGATGGTAACGTAACTACAAATGATATTGGAATATATGTAAATAATAATGTGGGAACAATAACTAATTTAAAAAATATAAATTCAAATACAGGTATGTCAGTAAACACAAATAACGGAACAGTTCTAAACGACACAGATGGGAATATTACTTCAAATAACGATGCGATATATGTATCAGATAACGAAAACACTGTTTTAAACAACGGATATCTTTCAGGAAGTAACGGTATAAATGTAACAGACAACAACGGGACAGTTGAAAACAACGCAACCATAGCCCAAAGTACTAACGGAATAAATGTTGAAAACAACAATAATACAGTAGTAAACAACGGAACTATTGATTCTTCAAACAATATTGGAATTAATGTAACTAATAATAACAACAGTGTTGTCAACAACAGCGAAATCAGCTCAGTAGTCGGTATAAATGCGGAAAACAACTATAAAGTTATTAAAAACTACGGCAATATTACTTCCGATACCGGTATAAGCGTAACAACAAATAACGGTTCTATTTCTAATAATAGAGATGCGACAATAAGTACTGTTAAAAGTGCAATAGAAGTGGCTGATAATGAAGGTTATATTTCAAACTATTATGGCGGGACAATGTCCAGCTCTGATAGTTCTGTAATTAATGTAACTGATAATAATGGTGAAATTGATAATGTTGGTAATTTATTAGGTTCAACAAATAATTCTGTAATTAACGTAGTAAATAATAATGGAAAAATTAATAATTATTATTATATTTACAATGGAGACATAGGAATAAACGTAACAAATAACGACGGTAATATTACGAACTATTATAATCTTTCTTCGGATGTGGGTATACAAGTTGAAATGAATAAAGGAATGATAACAAACGGATCAGATGATTCAACAAATGCGCAAATAATAACGTCAAAAACTTCTATACAAGTAGCTGATAATGAAGGTTATATAACAAACTATGGAGTTATCGAAAGTTCTAATGATTATGATATTAATGTTACAGACAATAACGGTACTATCGCAAATAAAGGAACGTTAGAAGTAAGTGTCGGCGGTATTTATGTGACAAATAATAATAATACTGTTTTAAATAACGGTACAATTAATACTACAACAGGAATAAACGTACAAAACAATTTTGCTGATGTTATAAATCAAAATATAATATCTTCCGATTCTCATACGGGAATATTGGTAACAACTAATAATGCATCAATTATAAATGACATAAGCGGAAATATTGATTCAACAATTAGCGGAATAGAAGTTTCTGACAATGAAGGAAATATAACAAATAATGGAACTTTATCCAGTTCAAGTGAATATGGTATTAATGTAAATGATAACAATGCTGAAATTACGAATAACGGCAATATAAACAGCGGTACGGGAATTTTTGTAAACAATAATAATAAAAATATAACAAATGATGGTTTTATTTCGTCTAATACCGGTATTATGGCAACTACTAATAATGGATTTGTTATTAATGAAACGGATGGAAATATAACTTCTATGAATAGTGGAATTTATATAATAAATAATGAGAATACAATCACAAACAACGGATATATTTCAAGTACGGACAGCGGTATAAAAGTAAAAGACAACAATGCAACGGTTGAAAATAACGCCCTTATAACCGGAAGCGGAAAAGGTATAAACGTAGAAAACAACTATGCAAATGTAACAAACAACAATCTTATAACATCCAACACGGGTATATCAGTAACAACAAACACCGGAACCGTATTAAACGATACAGAAGGGAATATTACAGCACAAACAGGTATATATATAGGAGGGAGTGAAGCCGGAACAGTAATAAACAACGGAACAATAACAGCTGAATATACATTCCAGGCTCCTACTGCCACATCAGGGACATTTACCAATAACGGAACAGTTAAAGGTGATATAGACGCAAAAGGCGTGGATGTAATAAACAACGGAGATTTAAAACTAAGTATTTCCAATACCGTATATTCAAAAACATACACCCAAAATGCACAAGGAATACTTGATCTGGACATAGAAGTAAACAATACAACCCTTTCAGCACAGACGCCGTATATCCAGACAAGCGGAGACATAACATTTAAAGAAGGCTCAACCATAAAAGTTAATTTTGTAAATACAACTGATGACACTATAGGAAAATGGTTTGATTCTTTAAGCGATTCTTCCCAACTTAGATACAAAGAGTTTAACAACTCAGAAGGTCTTATAGCTGAAACAACAGACGGGAATATCAGTACAGACATATATTCTTTGAACTTTGTAGATAACAGTGCACTTTTAGCTTTTTCGGCAGAAAACAACGGGACAGCAATGAACCTTATCGTAAGAAAAGCTGATGAAGGGCTTGAAACACTTGTAAACAATACCGGAGATACATATGTGATTGGTACGGCAAAAGCATTAGATACAATATTCAATCAGCCTAAAATAAACGCAGATATAGACGGATTTTTAACAACACTTGATTCAAGAAGCAGTGATGAAGACAAAGTAAATGACTTGGCTGAAGCTACACCGGTTAATACATTGACGACTTCTGTTGCAGCATTAAGAATGAGCAATATGATAAATTCAATAATAGGTGCTAGACAAAGAGGATTAAACTCAGGTAATAAAGTGTTTAAAGACAGAAATTTATGGATAAAACCTTATTATACATATACAACACAAAGCAATAAAGACGGTTACAAAGGTTTTAGCGCACATACACACGGATTTGTATTGGGAATTGACGGGGAGTATTCGGATTCTAAAAGATTAGGGTTGGCGTTTGCTTATTCTAAAAGCGATGTGAATACTAATGATCTGCCTCAGTCAAGTGATTTAGACGGATATACATTTATTATGTACGGTTCAAAACCGGTAGTTAATTATCAAAGTATGCTTTCTTATCAGATAGGTATCGGAGTACAGAAAGTAAATACAAGCAGATATATTAGTGCAATAGGGCAGACTGCATCAGGATCATATAACGCAAAACTGTTTTATTTACAGACTGTAATGAATAAAAATATGCAGATTAAAGACCAGCTTACATTTATTCCAAAAATAAAATTTGCATATAAATATTACCATACCCCAAGTTACAGTGAAACTGGAGCCGGAGGACTGAATTTAAATGTATCAGGATATAATACTGAAGAAATGATATTAGGCACAGGCGGATTACTGTCATATAAATTAAATCTTTCAACCGATTTTGAAGCATATGCGAATATTGATTATAATTTTAAAAATGACAGACAGACAGTATCGGCAAGTTTCCAGGGTGCAAACGATGTTGTGTTTGATACTGACGGAATAAAAAACAGTGCGGCAACATTTAACGGAGGAATGAGTGTTGACAAAAAACTTCAACACAACACATCCTTTAGTTTCGGATTTAATATAGACAGAAAAACAAGCGGATTTACAAGCAGAAGCGTATTTGCAAAATATAATATGAAATTTTAA